The window GGCCCTCTCCGGAGGGCCTTTTTCATGTCTGGTTCCGGCATTTAGCCATACCAAATCCATACCGAAACCATACCAAACCCATATTGGGGTCAGGCTCAGATCCGCGCCACCGTCAGCACCGCGTTCAACCCTCCGAACGCAAAGGCATTGGACATTGCCACCTGCACGTCCGCCTCCCGCGCGACGTTCGGCACCACGTCCAAATCGCACTCCGTATCCGGCTCTTCATAGTTGATCGTCGGCGCGATGATCCCGTCCCGAACGGCCATGATACAGGCCAGAAGTTCCACTGCGCCAGTTCCGCCGATCAGGTGCCCATGCATGGATTTCGTACTTGAAATCAAAAGGTTATCGGCGTGGGAGCCAAAGGCTTCCCGCACTGCTGCGCATTCCGTCTTGTCGTTCGCCGCTGTGCCGGTGCCATGGGCATTGATATATCCCACCGCTTCCGGCGCGATCCCCGCATTCCGCAACGCCCCCTGTATTGCACGTCGCGCACCCATCTTGTTGGGCATGACGATATCCGAAGCGTCGGAAGTCATAGCAAATCCAATGACTTCCGCGAGAATATTTGCCCCGCGAGCCTTCGCGTGCTCGTACTCCTCGAACACGAAAACCGCAGCCCCCTCGCCTTGGACCATGCCGTTGCGGTTGGCGGAAAACGGTCTGCAACCGTCCTTCGACATCACCCGCAAGCCTTCCCAGGCCTTGATGCCGCCAAAACACAGCATACTCTCTGAACCGCCCGCCAACATCACCTTTGAAACCCCGGAGCGGATCAAGCCAAAGGCCTGTCCCATCGCGTGGTTGGACGATGCGCAGGCAGTCGCCACAGTGAAACTCGGCCCCTGGAGATTATATCGCATGGAAACATGCGACGCCGCCGCGTTGTTCATTAATCGTGGAACAACAAAGGGATGCACGCGATTCTTCCCAGCCTCGTAGACGCTGCGATAGTTTTCGTCCTGCGTCTGCAACCCGCCGCCGGCAGTGCCGAGAACCACCCCCGCCTCACCTGCCAGTTGCTCCGTCATCTCAAGCCCGGACTGCTCCATCGCCTCCCTGGCGGCCAGCAGTGCAAACTGCGTAAACTTGTCGTAAAGCGTGATTTCCTGCCGGCTGAAATGTGCCTCCGGCTCATACCCGATGATCTGCCCACCGATGGAGATGGATAACCGCTCCACATCCTGGAAATCCAGCGGACCGATACCGCACACGCCATCCGCCATCGCCCGCATCACGTCGGTCGCACTGCGCCCCAATGCGCAAATGGCTCCCTGCCCGGTTATGACTACGCGATGCATATGCTTGATCAGGCGTTCTTTTTCGCAATAAGCGATTCCACCGCCGTCACCATTGAGCGCACATTCGAAATGTCGAACTCGGATTGCGCCGGATCGTTGGCGTTGAACGGTACGGAGATGTCGAACTGCTCCTCGATCGCGAAGATCGCCTCCACCAGCCCAAGGCTGTCGAGCCCGAGTTCTTCCAGCGTCGCCTCAGGAGTCACCTCTTCCGGCTCCAGGACAGCCTGCTCAGCAATGATTGCGATAACCTTGTCAGCAACGGAGCCCGCCATGACGTCCCTCTCTCAACTTCCCGCTCTGATCTACTCTTTCAGACCGGCCTTTG of the Algicella marina genome contains:
- a CDS encoding beta-ketoacyl-[acyl-carrier-protein] synthase family protein: MHRVVITGQGAICALGRSATDVMRAMADGVCGIGPLDFQDVERLSISIGGQIIGYEPEAHFSRQEITLYDKFTQFALLAAREAMEQSGLEMTEQLAGEAGVVLGTAGGGLQTQDENYRSVYEAGKNRVHPFVVPRLMNNAAASHVSMRYNLQGPSFTVATACASSNHAMGQAFGLIRSGVSKVMLAGGSESMLCFGGIKAWEGLRVMSKDGCRPFSANRNGMVQGEGAAVFVFEEYEHAKARGANILAEVIGFAMTSDASDIVMPNKMGARRAIQGALRNAGIAPEAVGYINAHGTGTAANDKTECAAVREAFGSHADNLLISSTKSMHGHLIGGTGAVELLACIMAVRDGIIAPTINYEEPDTECDLDVVPNVAREADVQVAMSNAFAFGGLNAVLTVARI
- a CDS encoding acyl carrier protein, yielding MAGSVADKVIAIIAEQAVLEPEEVTPEATLEELGLDSLGLVEAIFAIEEQFDISVPFNANDPAQSEFDISNVRSMVTAVESLIAKKNA